From a single Anaerolineales bacterium genomic region:
- the murA gene encoding UDP-N-acetylglucosamine 1-carboxyvinyltransferase, translating into MEEFVIEGGVPLRGEVTPSGNKNAALPLLAACLLTEEPVVLHNIPQIRDVLAMRKLIENLGAVVEELDASSWRITTRELTASHLDPDLCRRIRASILIAGPVLARAGGMLLPPPGGDVIGRRRLDTHILALRALGADISYNRVFDIHSKGLRGADMLLDEASVTATENAVMAAVLAKGETRIRNAASEPHVQELCHFLNSLGAQIEGIGSNTLRIAGVDRLHGGEFTIGPDLLEVVSYIGAAVVTRGSIRIRNAGVEHLEMVSQVFHRLGVHWQTEGGDIIVPSEQSLQIISDLDGAVPEIKTNVWPAFPTDLTSIAITVATQASGSVLFHDWMFSGRMYFTDKLVGMGARIILCDPYRVLIQGPTQLYSEKLESPDIRAGMALLLAALAAEGTSTIRNIVQIERGYEKVDEKLRKLGAKISRESE; encoded by the coding sequence ATGGAAGAATTCGTGATAGAAGGCGGGGTTCCACTGCGCGGGGAAGTGACACCATCTGGAAACAAGAACGCAGCGCTGCCCCTGCTGGCGGCGTGTTTGTTGACCGAGGAGCCGGTCGTGCTCCATAATATCCCGCAGATCCGCGATGTGCTGGCGATGCGGAAATTGATCGAAAACCTCGGGGCTGTGGTGGAGGAACTGGATGCAAGCTCGTGGCGGATCACCACCCGCGAATTGACCGCTTCACACCTCGACCCGGACCTGTGCCGCCGCATCCGGGCTTCGATCCTCATCGCAGGACCCGTGCTCGCGCGCGCCGGAGGGATGCTTTTGCCGCCTCCCGGCGGGGATGTGATCGGCAGGCGCAGGCTGGATACGCATATTCTGGCGCTGCGTGCCTTGGGCGCTGATATTTCGTATAACCGTGTGTTCGACATCCATTCGAAGGGACTGCGCGGCGCGGATATGCTGCTGGACGAAGCCAGCGTGACCGCCACCGAGAACGCGGTTATGGCGGCGGTGCTTGCGAAAGGGGAAACACGCATCCGTAACGCGGCATCCGAGCCGCATGTTCAGGAACTGTGCCATTTCCTTAACTCGCTCGGCGCACAGATCGAGGGGATTGGCTCGAACACTTTGCGCATAGCCGGTGTGGATCGGCTGCATGGCGGCGAATTTACGATCGGTCCCGACCTGTTGGAAGTGGTCAGCTACATCGGCGCGGCGGTCGTCACGCGCGGGTCGATCCGCATCCGCAATGCAGGGGTCGAGCACCTTGAGATGGTCTCGCAGGTCTTTCACCGCCTCGGGGTGCACTGGCAGACGGAAGGCGGCGATATCATCGTCCCGTCGGAGCAGTCGCTGCAGATCATCTCCGACCTGGATGGGGCGGTGCCGGAGATCAAAACGAACGTTTGGCCCGCCTTCCCAACCGACCTGACCAGCATCGCCATTACGGTCGCCACGCAGGCTTCCGGCTCCGTTCTCTTCCACGATTGGATGTTCTCCGGCAGGATGTACTTTACCGACAAACTCGTCGGCATGGGCGCGCGCATCATCCTGTGCGACCCCTACCGCGTTCTCATTCAGGGACCGACGCAGTTGTACAGCGAGAAACTGGAGAGTCCCGACATCCGCGCCGGGATGGCATTGCTGCTTGCCGCGCTCGCGGCGGAGGGAACGTCAACGATCCGCAATATCGTACAGATCGAAAGGGGATATGAAAAAGTGGATGAGAAATTACGGAAGTTGGGCGCAAAGATCAGCCGCGAATCGGAATAG
- a CDS encoding prepilin peptidase has product MTAVLIVPAVLGWIAGWLVNYLADVLPVTRRLSPPACLQCGTPIALKEYLLFQACPNGHARKARVWITQVLVLAVSMYTWLQPPPKIGYLPGMLLLVYFGVIVAVDMEHRLILHPTSIAGSLLALTLGLFSNGLLPTLLGGLGGLLIMLVFYYMGTLFSRIRARRMRAMGQEADDEEALGAGDVILVTILGFLVGWPLIWFCILFSILLGGFVSLLFIVWLFVSRKYEKNALMMFIPYGPYFIAGAFLIVYFPRFLEMLVPG; this is encoded by the coding sequence ATGACAGCAGTATTGATCGTCCCTGCGGTGCTCGGCTGGATCGCCGGATGGCTGGTGAACTATCTTGCCGATGTCCTTCCGGTCACGCGGCGTCTCAGCCCGCCCGCCTGCCTCCAGTGCGGAACCCCCATCGCGTTGAAGGAATACCTCCTCTTTCAAGCCTGCCCGAACGGACACGCGCGCAAAGCCCGCGTATGGATCACGCAGGTCCTGGTTCTGGCGGTCAGCATGTACACATGGCTCCAGCCGCCGCCGAAGATCGGGTACCTGCCGGGGATGCTCCTGCTGGTCTATTTCGGCGTCATCGTGGCGGTGGATATGGAGCACCGCCTGATCCTGCATCCGACCAGCATCGCCGGTTCGCTGCTCGCGCTGACGCTTGGTCTGTTCTCCAACGGGCTGCTTCCCACCCTGCTGGGCGGACTCGGCGGACTGCTCATCATGCTTGTGTTCTATTACATGGGCACGCTGTTCTCCCGCATCCGCGCCCGGCGCATGCGCGCCATGGGACAGGAAGCGGACGACGAGGAAGCGCTCGGCGCCGGTGATGTCATCCTCGTTACCATATTGGGCTTTTTGGTCGGCTGGCCCCTGATCTGGTTTTGCATCCTGTTCAGCATCCTGCTCGGCGGGTTCGTCAGCCTGCTCTTCATCGTTTGGCTGTTCGTTTCCCGAAAGTATGAGAAGAATGCGCTCATGATGTTCATCCCCTACGGACCGTACTTCATCGCCGGCGCATTTCTGATCGTTTACTTCCCGCGCTTTCTGGAGATGCTCGTCCCCGGATGA